A region of Vibrio tubiashii ATCC 19109 DNA encodes the following proteins:
- a CDS encoding ABC transporter ATP-binding protein, whose amino-acid sequence MFKKFEGFTKPFPEQEPTQPPSGIFAFCRHYTRGFEIPLIIMSVMATIVAIVEVSLFGAMGNLVDWLSNSNPETFWQDNQSDLIFYGILLLVVMPVLVVGYSLLVHQTLLGNYPMSIRWLAHRYLLKQSLNFYQDDFAGRVATKVMQTSLAVRETVMKTMDVFVYVSVYFTSIVVLLAQADWRLMIPMIIWLFCYVGIQLYFVPKLKQVASEQADARSTMTGRIVDSYTNIATVKLFSHSRRETEYAEEGMNGFLGTVYRQMRLVTGFDVAVEITNYVLVFSISALSIYLWMDNSISIGAIAIAIALALRINGMSMWIMWEVGALFENMGTVVDGMKTMSKPIDIQDKPDAKPLVVNQGGIEFDDVSFHYGDKTKGVISNLNLNIKPGEKVGLVGRSGAGKSTLVNLLLRFHDVESGKIKIDGQVISDVTQDSLRSNIGMVTQDTSLLHRSIRDNILYGNPDASEEELHRATKQAHAHEFIETLNDPFGNVGYDAQVGERGVKLSGGQRQRIAISRVLLKDAPLLILDEATSALDSEVEAAIQESLNELMQGKTVIAIAHRLSTIAAMDRLIVLDKGEVVEQGTHQELVQSGGIYAQLWAHQTGGFIGDEEAEKQSA is encoded by the coding sequence ATGTTTAAAAAGTTTGAAGGCTTTACTAAGCCTTTCCCCGAGCAGGAGCCGACACAGCCTCCTTCGGGTATTTTTGCGTTTTGTCGCCACTACACCCGCGGGTTCGAAATCCCGTTGATCATCATGTCTGTAATGGCAACTATTGTCGCAATTGTTGAAGTTTCTCTATTTGGAGCAATGGGTAACTTGGTCGATTGGTTGTCGAACAGTAACCCAGAAACGTTTTGGCAAGATAATCAGAGTGATCTGATTTTCTACGGCATCCTTTTGCTAGTTGTAATGCCTGTTCTTGTGGTTGGTTACTCGCTACTCGTTCATCAGACATTACTTGGTAACTACCCAATGTCGATTCGTTGGTTAGCTCACCGCTACTTACTGAAACAAAGCCTGAACTTTTATCAGGATGACTTTGCTGGTCGTGTCGCGACTAAAGTAATGCAAACCTCGCTGGCGGTGCGCGAAACCGTGATGAAGACGATGGACGTGTTTGTTTACGTTTCTGTCTACTTTACCTCGATTGTCGTGCTATTAGCTCAGGCCGACTGGCGCCTGATGATCCCAATGATCATTTGGCTATTCTGCTACGTCGGTATTCAGCTTTACTTTGTACCTAAGCTAAAACAGGTAGCTTCTGAACAAGCGGATGCTCGTTCAACCATGACGGGTCGTATCGTCGATAGCTACACTAACATTGCAACCGTGAAGCTGTTCTCGCATAGCAGACGTGAGACGGAGTACGCCGAAGAAGGCATGAATGGCTTCTTGGGTACGGTTTACCGTCAAATGCGTTTGGTAACAGGGTTCGATGTCGCGGTCGAGATTACTAACTACGTTTTGGTTTTCTCAATCAGCGCGCTTTCTATCTACCTGTGGATGGATAACTCGATCAGTATCGGTGCTATTGCAATTGCGATTGCCCTAGCACTGCGTATCAACGGTATGTCGATGTGGATCATGTGGGAAGTCGGTGCTCTGTTCGAGAACATGGGTACCGTAGTTGATGGCATGAAAACCATGTCTAAACCCATTGATATTCAAGACAAACCAGATGCGAAACCTCTAGTAGTCAATCAAGGCGGTATCGAGTTTGACGATGTTAGCTTCCACTATGGTGACAAAACCAAAGGCGTTATTAGTAACCTTAACCTGAACATCAAGCCAGGTGAAAAAGTGGGGCTAGTCGGTCGCTCTGGCGCGGGTAAATCTACTTTGGTTAACCTGCTTCTTCGTTTCCATGATGTTGAAAGCGGTAAGATCAAGATCGATGGTCAGGTTATCTCTGATGTCACTCAAGACTCACTGCGCAGTAACATCGGTATGGTAACGCAAGATACGTCACTACTGCACCGCTCTATCCGCGATAACATCTTGTATGGCAACCCTGATGCGAGCGAAGAAGAGTTACACCGTGCAACGAAACAGGCGCACGCACATGAGTTCATCGAAACACTGAACGACCCGTTTGGTAACGTAGGCTACGACGCTCAAGTTGGCGAACGTGGTGTGAAGCTTTCTGGTGGTCAACGTCAGCGTATTGCGATTTCACGTGTACTACTGAAAGACGCTCCGCTTCTGATTCTTGATGAAGCAACCTCAGCTCTAGATTCAGAGGTTGAGGCGGCCATTCAAGAGAGCCTGAATGAGTTGATGCAAGGTAAAACGGTTATTGCCATTGCGCACCGACTCTCAACCATCGCCGCAATGGATCGATTGATCGTTCTCGATAAAGGCGAAGTCGTTGAGCAAGGCACTCACCAAGAGTTAGTTCAAAGTGGCGGAATCTACGCTCAGCTTTGGGCACACCAAACAGGTGGATTCATCGGTGATGAAGAGGCTGAAAAGCAAAGTGCTTAA
- a CDS encoding AraC family transcriptional regulator encodes MKKDNSANFKQSTVLPWIEMRIASQSTACYAAHSHDEFSFGIIQQGKADYRNHSSTHHIGRGDIVTINPADVHSCNPEAGTWSYSMLFVDTKQMGAIQQEILGQSHAGYSADYTPFRHAFERSESIKNHYLALFNDLQSEASQLQVQTRLYDFIEAVHVQSSMEVKPSPSSSLKRVQEKLLDDVSQTHQLDHLAQEAQMSRYQLLRAFKHYYGLPPHAYLMDEKIKRAKVMLKSGQEIAKVAQELGFSDQAHFQRQFKKKIAVTPKFYQSHFVD; translated from the coding sequence ATGAAAAAAGATAACAGCGCGAACTTTAAGCAAAGTACGGTATTGCCTTGGATTGAGATGAGAATCGCAAGCCAAAGCACCGCTTGTTATGCAGCGCATTCTCACGATGAGTTTTCATTTGGGATTATTCAACAAGGCAAAGCTGACTATCGCAATCACAGCTCGACGCATCATATTGGTCGCGGTGACATAGTGACGATTAATCCCGCCGATGTTCACTCTTGTAACCCGGAAGCGGGAACTTGGTCTTATAGCATGCTGTTTGTTGATACCAAACAGATGGGGGCTATTCAGCAGGAAATTCTTGGTCAATCTCATGCTGGGTATAGTGCAGACTACACACCATTTCGTCACGCATTTGAGCGCAGTGAGTCAATCAAAAATCACTATTTGGCTCTGTTTAATGATCTCCAGTCAGAAGCGAGTCAATTACAGGTACAAACTCGACTGTATGACTTTATTGAAGCTGTTCACGTACAGAGCTCAATGGAGGTTAAACCATCCCCCTCTTCATCATTGAAAAGGGTGCAAGAAAAACTGCTCGATGACGTTAGTCAAACTCATCAATTGGATCATTTAGCGCAAGAAGCACAGATGAGCCGTTACCAGCTCCTCAGAGCGTTTAAGCATTACTATGGTCTTCCACCTCATGCCTATTTGATGGATGAGAAAATCAAACGGGCCAAGGTGATGCTTAAATCCGGTCAGGAGATCGCCAAGGTGGCTCAAGAGCTTGGTTTTTCTGACCAAGCGCATTTTCAGCGTCAGTTTAAAAAGAAAATTGCCGTTACTCCTAAGTTTTATCAATCCCACTTTGTTGATTGA
- a CDS encoding LysE family translocator: MNSLIIAMLAFAFVGAATPGPVNLLATATAAQRGSREASKLVLGASFAYALVVLISGSVMHELVEFLPLLEATLKWVGSAFLLYLAYQIFTAPVAELQGQTTLTSGWWIGSLTQLLNPKAWLVAMSGVSLYVVGQGNTDYWLWVFTLVSLVCCLVGVGLWAASGRALSSYLSQPHKQRIFNRMMAITLAASVSMIWL, from the coding sequence ATGAATAGTTTAATTATTGCGATGTTGGCGTTTGCATTTGTGGGTGCTGCCACACCCGGGCCGGTGAATCTTTTGGCGACGGCCACAGCCGCCCAACGAGGTAGTCGAGAAGCCAGTAAATTGGTGCTAGGGGCGTCATTTGCTTATGCTTTAGTTGTGCTCATCTCTGGCAGTGTAATGCATGAGCTGGTTGAGTTTTTACCCTTGTTGGAAGCCACATTGAAGTGGGTAGGCAGCGCATTTTTACTCTACCTCGCATACCAGATATTTACTGCACCTGTGGCTGAGTTACAAGGGCAAACGACGCTGACCTCAGGCTGGTGGATAGGATCGCTTACCCAATTGCTTAATCCCAAAGCTTGGTTGGTGGCGATGTCTGGAGTCAGTTTGTATGTGGTAGGGCAGGGCAACACAGATTACTGGCTTTGGGTGTTTACTCTGGTGTCGTTAGTTTGTTGCTTAGTGGGTGTCGGCTTATGGGCGGCGAGTGGGCGTGCTTTATCTAGTTACTTATCTCAGCCACATAAGCAGCGCATTTTTAATCGAATGATGGCGATAACCTTGGCCGCTTCTGTTAGCATGATTTGGTTATAG
- a CDS encoding arginine deiminase-related protein: MLKQKTLLQKNQSTVQNANCVVMVPPKEFAFNAETAQDNEFQHQVSLSTSEVRQSAMQEFNAMVAELRQVGVQVVVYDYPLGEVETPDAVFPNNWFSTTASGELYTFPMACKNRQQEVKVDALVETLESAGRPVQSQDSLLSYLEQDAHLESTGVMVKDHVNRTVYAALSQRCDREVLEDYAERIGYDRVVSFQTALPSGKPIYHTNVMMAIGESFCVICDEVIPEFERRFVIKSLAKDKQVISISLEQMNQFCGNILQLETVNGEKVIAMSQSAFDAFSPAQRAQLSSHGKLLPFNVKTIENIGGGSVRCMLGEVFLPTRTNNL; the protein is encoded by the coding sequence ATGTTGAAACAGAAAACCCTACTACAGAAGAATCAATCAACAGTACAAAACGCTAATTGTGTGGTGATGGTGCCACCAAAAGAGTTTGCGTTTAATGCCGAAACGGCGCAGGACAATGAATTCCAACACCAAGTTTCTCTGTCTACCAGCGAAGTACGCCAAAGTGCGATGCAAGAGTTTAACGCCATGGTGGCGGAGTTGCGTCAAGTGGGTGTTCAAGTGGTGGTCTATGATTACCCATTGGGTGAGGTAGAAACACCTGATGCAGTGTTCCCAAATAACTGGTTTAGTACGACTGCCAGTGGTGAGCTATACACCTTCCCGATGGCGTGTAAAAACCGCCAGCAAGAAGTTAAAGTCGATGCATTAGTCGAAACGCTTGAAAGTGCAGGTCGCCCGGTGCAATCTCAAGACAGTCTTCTGTCATATCTAGAGCAAGATGCGCATCTTGAAAGTACAGGCGTGATGGTAAAAGATCATGTCAATAGAACCGTCTACGCTGCGCTTTCTCAACGTTGTGATCGTGAAGTACTGGAAGATTATGCTGAGCGTATTGGTTACGATCGAGTGGTTTCGTTCCAGACTGCATTGCCGTCAGGTAAGCCGATTTATCACACTAATGTGATGATGGCGATTGGTGAAAGCTTCTGCGTTATTTGTGATGAGGTCATCCCTGAATTTGAGCGTCGCTTTGTCATCAAGTCATTAGCGAAGGACAAGCAGGTGATTTCGATTTCACTAGAACAGATGAATCAGTTCTGCGGCAACATTTTACAGCTTGAAACGGTTAACGGTGAAAAAGTGATTGCGATGTCTCAATCAGCGTTTGATGCGTTTTCTCCAGCTCAACGTGCTCAACTGTCGAGCCATGGTAAGTTGCTGCCATTTAACGTTAAAACGATTGAAAACATTGGCGGTGGTAGCGTTCGTTGTATGTTAGGTGAAGTGTTCTTACCAACACGTACCAACAACCTATAA
- a CDS encoding pirin family protein translates to MSVTRQVNQVIQVHPTSDGDGVKIQRVAGFNNAQFSPFLMVDELKSDQRSDYVGGFPPHPHRGIETLTYMLKGHFQHKDHMGNVGELRSGGAQWMAAGRGVIHSEMPIMEEGDLHGFQIWINQPARDKMKPAQYVDFQPETITEHSDEQLGLVRVLAGTINANEMQLKGPLSKTGVELSVSDWRAEIDQQVSVSVPEQFNMMILNYQGKVQVGDYTLKQGELAMLSKGERVDLQALGQSGVLIFAGEPIDEPVVHYGPFVMNTMDEINQTIQDYNSGVFETY, encoded by the coding sequence ATGAGTGTAACCAGACAAGTTAATCAAGTAATCCAAGTTCATCCTACCTCTGATGGTGATGGGGTTAAGATACAGCGCGTGGCTGGGTTTAATAATGCGCAGTTTTCTCCATTTCTAATGGTTGATGAGCTTAAATCAGACCAACGTTCAGATTACGTTGGCGGCTTTCCTCCTCATCCTCACCGCGGAATCGAAACGCTAACCTATATGCTCAAAGGTCATTTTCAACACAAAGATCATATGGGCAATGTTGGCGAGCTGAGAAGTGGTGGGGCTCAGTGGATGGCAGCTGGCCGAGGGGTTATCCATAGTGAAATGCCTATTATGGAAGAAGGTGATTTACATGGTTTCCAAATTTGGATAAATCAACCTGCGCGAGACAAAATGAAGCCAGCTCAATATGTCGATTTTCAGCCAGAGACAATCACTGAACATAGTGACGAGCAACTTGGTCTAGTCCGCGTACTGGCCGGAACGATCAATGCCAATGAAATGCAGCTTAAAGGTCCGTTAAGTAAGACGGGTGTTGAGCTTAGCGTGTCTGATTGGCGCGCCGAAATTGACCAGCAAGTGAGTGTGTCAGTACCTGAGCAATTCAACATGATGATCTTAAACTATCAAGGTAAGGTTCAAGTTGGTGATTACACACTCAAGCAGGGTGAACTTGCAATGCTAAGTAAAGGTGAGCGAGTCGACTTGCAAGCGCTTGGGCAAAGTGGCGTGTTAATTTTCGCTGGCGAACCCATTGATGAGCCGGTCGTTCATTACGGCCCATTTGTCATGAATACAATGGATGAGATAAATCAAACCATACAGGATTACAATTCCGGTGTGTTTGAAACTTACTAA